Part of the Candidatus Dojkabacteria bacterium genome, CTCCATTCTGATTCATCAGAATAAGGATCCTCGATTCCGAGTCACGGAATCGGGACTGAACTACGCCCCGATACTAGAATTTTACCAGAAAAGCAGCACGAAGTGCATAGGTTAATCAAATGAGCCAAGGGTTTGAATTTACAGCGCTAACGGTATTTATAGTATTGGCGGAGAGAAGCGGAAATAAGGCGGGTTTGCCTACTTTTCAGGTGTTGTTATTGGCTTTTGCTTCTTTTTAGATATTGAGCCAATTACATTGACAATAATTACACCCAAGATAGCACCCAAAACTGCTCCAATTATTAATGATCCGATTGCCGTAAAAAGTATATAGACCCAGCTTTTCACCATCATTTCGACGCCGAATTTCATTTCGGAAATTTTTGGAGGAAGCCAATATGTGAGTGCCCAATGCATAGTGAGATAAGCACCGGGGATTCCCCCAAGTATAATTCCCAAAAGATTTTTGCCTATTGCAACAAAGAGCTTTTTAAGATCAGTCTTCAATATTTTTTATGTAAAGTTATATATTAATATCTTAATCTAGAACTGAAATAAAGTACACACTCAATTTTATCTAATATGATAAAGGTTCTATTTGAGTGTATAATGCTTACGTTATCTTATCTTATTATAAAAATATGAAAACCAGGAAATTTACAATACTTCATTCAAACGATATGCATGGGGACTTTTTGGCGGAAGCAACTTCAGGTAAAGGAAAGCTAATTGGTGGGCTTGCACTTTTATCCGGTTACATAAACAAGGTTCGGAAAGAAGAAGAAAATGTTTTATATGTAATTTCAGGAGATATGGTTCAGGGATCTCTTATTGATTCTGAATATAAAGGTATTTCAACCATTGAAATTATGAATTATTTAGCTCCGGACGTGGTCTCTTTAGGAAATCATGAATTTGATTATGGACTTCCCCATCTTTTATTTTTGGAAAAAATGGCAAATTTCCCGATAGTAAACGCAAATTTGTATATAAAGAAATATTACAAACGGTTAATGCGACCTTACATAATTATTAAAAAAGCAGGATTTGATATTTTGTTTACGGGAATAATTACTGAAAAGGTAATGGATTCAATAAGTCAGGATAAACTTGTTGGGAGTTTTATAACGCTTGAGGAAGCAAGTAGGGAAGTAGGTAGAATTACCGATGCATATAAGCGGGATGACATTGATTTAACTGTTCTGCTTACGCATATTGGATTTGAATCTGATATTGCTTTGGCCAAGATGCTAAAGCCGGAATGGGGTGTGGATATGATAATAGGCGGGCACTCTCATACAATTTTGGATCACCCCAAGAAAGTTAACAAAGTACTTATAGCGCAGGCCGGTGTTGGAACCGATCAAATAGGACGATTTGATATTGAGGTCGATGATGATACAAATATAATTGTTAAATATAGATGGAAGTTAATACCGATAGATGAATCAATTGCTGAACCTGACCAAGAACTCGAGGCGTATATTAATTCATATAAACAGATTGTCGATCGAAAATTTAGCACGCTAATTTGCAAACTTTCCGAAAAATTGACTCATCCTCTTCGTGAAATAGAGACAACAGTGGGAAACCTTTTTGCAGATGCATTCGCAGAATCCACTGAATGTGATGTTATGTTTGTAGGATCTGGATCAATAAGATCAAAAGAGTTAGGACCATTGGTAACTTTAGGCGATTTAAACTCGTGTTTTCCCTATGATGACAGCTTAACAAGGTTTGAAATAACCGGGAATACTCTCCGAAAAATATTTGCACATATTATGCGTGTAAAAAATCGTGATGGAGAAGGCGAATGTTATCAGGTAAGCGCAGGGGTTAGTGCCGTTTATGATGATAATGCAGATAAGCTTAAAAGCCTAACGTTTAAAGGAAAACCTGTAAAAGCTACTGACAAATTCAGAATTTGCTTGCAAGGATACCATTTAAGTCAATCAAAGGCTTATTTTGGTGTTTCACAAAAGGAATTAGCAAAATTAGCGCCCCCTAAGATTGTTTCAAGCTCGGCCCAGAGTGTAATAGAAGAATTTTTAAGAAATAACCAAAATATTGACAAGAAGCTTGAAAACCGGCTGGTTTATTTAGGTTCTTAAAGCCAATTATACTATTAAGTGTAAACTAGGCTTTCTCGCCGCACTCAGGACAGAACTTAGCATTTGCGGACAGCTTTGCACCACATTTTTTACATTTGTTTTCAGGGACAAGACTTGTTCCGCATTCAACACAAAACTTTGAATGGGCTTTAACTGTTGCTCCGCACTTTGGACAAACAGCCTTTTTAACATCTTCCCAGTCTTTTTCGCCAAGGTGTTTGTCTTCTTTTGCCATTCTTGCGTGAGCAAATGCTTCGTCACGACCGTGTTGGGCCTGAGCGGCTGACATTTCCTCACCAAGTTCGGGAGCACACTCTTTGCAAAGTCCACGTTCATGATTCCAGCAGATCTCTTTACAAACCCATGTGCCGCATCGTTTACACTGTATAAACATGGGTTGCATCTCTTTTACTGCCTCGTCAAGAGCTTTATCGTGTTGAGGACCAGCGGCCATTCTGTGAATATCGTCCGATGTTGAGGCTACTGTTGAAACGGCGCCACCAAGTAGGTTGCCTACAACATTTAAAGCCCCGCTAACAAATCCTGTTGTGGATTTTTTAAATGTGCTCATGTAGCCGTTGCCGCACTTTTCACAGATGAATTTAAATTGATAACCCGATTCATTTGACATATCTTCGTAGTTGTTTGTAAATGGAATATTTGCCAAGATTATTTTTAATAAATTTAGTTTAGCTTTAGATGATAGCAGTTAACTGTTTACGTATCAATAGTTGTGAGTTAAAATTGTGATATGGCAAACCCTCTAGTATTTACTATGCCCACTTTTCCTCACATACTCGAGCTTTCTAGCATGTTTCCCAGGGTGCTTAAGCTTGGTCCGAACTTAAAAACCGAGGTTGAATATCTAAAAAATCGAATAAAAAAGGAAAAGCCCGAAATAATAATAGGTTTTGCACTAGCCAAAGGAGATAAAAGTTATATAGAAAAAACGTGTTTTAATGAGATTCATAAAAAAAAGATTCTAAAGTCTGGGTCTGATTCTTTTGAGCTGTACGTGCCTGATAGGTTGCCACCCGAAATTATTCCAAGGGAAGATGCTTCCAGAACGTTTTGTAACTATGTATGTTACTTGCTTTCGGAATTTTTGCAGAGTGAAGGACTTAAACCCAAGTTAAGCTTTTATCATATGGGCACTACAAGATTCGAACTTGTGACCCCGCGAATGTGAATCGCGTGCTCTAACCAGCTGAGCTAAGTGCCCTTGAAATGACTATCTTACAGTTACTTCTACGAGTTTAAGTTCGTTAGTAGTTTCATTGATTTTTCCAACAACAAGACTTCCCGAATCATTTAGTACTGTAAACTTACTTTCAATGTTTTCTAAAAGCTCATTCTTATTAATTCCCCAAAGATCACTATAAGATATTGTTCCATTCTTCCAAAAGAAAACTACACCCGAGTCGTCGCCCCACACAAAATTACAGGAAGTTTCTGTGCAATCAGCAATTTCATAACCGTTATAGGTGGTAAGATAGTCCCATTCATCGACTACAAGCCAGAAAACAAAATAGACGTTAGATATATTGATTATTGCTTTACTTGAGTCCGGCGATATTGAAACAAACTTACAATTAGATTCATAACAATTTACAATCTCGTGTGCCGTAAGTTTTGAAGTGTCAAGAAACCAATACGTTGAGTCAACTTTTATAACAAACATTGTCCCTGTGAGGTCGGCATGAATTTCGGTTACTTCATCTGGGTTAAGAATAAAAGAACCATTGTCTTTTTCTTGCTCTGCAGGTAGTGGTTGATACATAAACTTGGTATTTATTGGAACAATAGTCTCGGTATTATTTCCCGAAAGTGCTTTACTTACGATTCCGTCTTTATTAACGAATACAATACTCCCATTTACAAATGTGTGTGGTATTGTTTCGATTTCGTCTCCGGATAAAATAATTAGGTTTACGGACTTTGCAAAATCGTGTGAAATAATCTCATCGTTACGAGTTAAAATAAGATATTCGCTGTTGGCGGCCCAATCCGAAATATTTGCACCTGTTGGAATGTTAGTTACTTCTATATACGAATTCAATGTATTGGTCGTGAACGCAACAATAGTTTTACTGTCAATTGTGACGGTTGATTCTAGATTTTTTGTGTCTTTCGTTAGGGCACTTTTTATATCGAACTGTAAGAGAACTTTTGATAAGTCTGGAGCAGGAATAAGCTTCAGATTTTCAAGGTCGACTGCATAATCTCCATTGGTTAGGCTGACTTCTTTGCTGTTAAATACTTCGTTGCAGCTGGTTGTTGACCAAAAAACGAAGCTAATATTGCAACGTTGGATCGTAAAGTGGTCGGCAAATTCGGTATAAGCTAAAACCGTATTTTTTTCTTCGTCGGAAAAGTAATGACGTGTTGAGCGTGAAAGCAAAGTCTCCGACTCGATATAACTTTTAGTTCGAAACAACTTTGAGTAAACCGAGTACGATAAGCCTTCCTTAACTCTTACGGGGAATGAATAAGAATGGTAGTTTTCTTTTTTAACTTCAATGGTATAGTCGCCAACTTCCAGTCCTGTGAGGATTTTTGAAGAAGAGGTTCCTAGCGATTTACCGTTAAGCAGGAGTTCGGCACCACGAACATTGCTTTTAATTGTAATTGATCCGGTTTGGATGATTGTGTTGTTTACAAATCGATATCCCTTTGAGTAAAGGATAACTATCACGGTAAAAAAAATAAAAGAGACCGGAATTAGGATTGCCCCGATCCAAGAGAACACTCGTTCTAAAGTCTTCTTTAGTGAACGCTTTGGTCTTGTCATGATAACATATTTTATCACAGACAGCTTGTATATGCATCTTAGTTAATATACAATAAATCGACTATAAGATGATGGTTTTTTAATGGCTAAACGGATTGGAATTGACCTTGGAACCGCAAACTCCGTTGTATATGTGTCCGATAAAGGAATAATTTTGTGTGAACCTACGGTTGTTGCTTTAACAAAAGACGACTTAATGGTTATTGCCGTTGGGCAGGAAGCCAAAGAGATGCTTGGGAAAACACCTGATTCCATAATCGCTCGAAGACCCTTAAGAAATGGAGTAATTGCTAATGCTCGAATAACCGAAGCAATTCTTAAGTATTTTATTGGAAAAGTAATGGGACCAATAAGACTGTTTAAGCCCGAAGTTATGATTTCGGTACCTGTGGGAATAACTTCCGTTGAAAAACGCGCGGTTGTAAAGGCGGCAATTAGTGCCGGAGCCAAAAATGTTGAACTTATACCGGAACCGCTTGCAGCGGCCATAGGTGCCAAACTTCCAATTCATACATCAACCGGAAACTTAATCGTAAATATAGGTGGTGGAACTTCTGAAATCGCTGTGATTTCTCTCAATGGAATTGTAGCATTTAACTCTGCACGTGTTGCAGGTGATGCACTAAATGATGGAATTGCAGTGTATGTTAGAAAGAAACATGGATTAGTGATAGGTGAGCAAATGTCGGAACGAATAAAAATTGAAATAGGAAGTGCACTGCCTATGGAAAAACCCCTTGAAATGGAGATTAGAGGTCGTGATAACTCGACAGGTATGCCAAGATCAACAACAATTGATTCAAATCAAACGGTCGATGCCATGAAACCTCGACTTAATCAGATAATTTTGGCTGTAAAGTCGGTACTTGAACGTACTCCTCCTGAGCTTACATCCGATATTATTGATCGCGGGCTTATTTTAAGTGGTGGTACTGCCATGCTTCGAAATATAGATATGCTTTTTACTAAAGCACTTGGTGTGCCTAGTCATATTGCCGATGATCCTATTTATTGTGTGGCCCGTGGTATCGGTGAAGCCCTTAAACATATTGATATTTTAAGAAAAAGCATTGAAGCAAACATGTAGGGATATGTTTGTAATCTGTCCCTACAAATGTGTTTAAGCATCAGTCGTTGCCCAATCCAAAAGCTTTTTCATTTCGGACTTTGATCCCTCGGGTGTTTTTAATGCGGGACTTTCCAGAATCATTGGGATTTCTCTTAATTTCGGATGGTTTATTATTGCTTTTATGCCTTCTTTTCCTATTAACCCTTCGCCTAAATCGGCGTGTCGATCTTTGTTTGACCCACACTCTGTAAGAGAGTCGTTTAAGTGAATGCAGGTAACATTTGAAAGCCCCAGTGTTGAGTCTATATCTTTAATAACCCCTTCGAGGTTATTTTTCCAATCATAACCCGAGGCAAATGAATGCTGAGTATCAACAACAAATCCAATCCGGTCCGGCTGTGCAGCTTTGCGCCTCATTTCAGAAATCTCGGTAAATTTATCGCCAAGGATGTTTCCCGAACCTGCAGAATCTTCCAATAAAAGTTTGCCTTTAGGAGCATTATCTAAAATCCAATCGAGTCCATAAATAACACGACCCATTGATGCCTTTTCGGAAAGATCCTGCACTGATCCGGGGTGAAAACAAATTCCCAAGACTTCGATGTCTGAATCAAGCCTGTATAAATAATCAGAAAGGGACGCAGCAAAATTTAAGTAGGCTACAAGGGACATTTTGCTTAGGTGGAACATTTGTTTGTCGCCACGGGCGAGGTTGATAAGGTAGATCCCATGAGCAACAATCCTTTTTATTGAACTTTTTGCCAGGGCTTCGGCAAAGGCTTTTATTTGAGATTCATCAATAGGTTTTGTCGTCCAGCGTTGAGGAGCCGTGGGGTGTATTTGGATGCTGTTTGCCGAAATTGCCTCTGCATTTTTTACGGCGTTTATTAGACCTCCGGCGACTGATACATGTGATCCAAGGTAGCGCATTATGGTCTTTGTCAAATTTATTTACCATTATAGCGTGAAAGTATTCATGGGTCTATATCTGAAGTAACGAAAATACTGATAAACCCGGCGGTTGGGCCTCTTAACTTGGCATGATGTCAGATTATATTAAAGTTTTATTAAGAAATTTGGCTGGTTTGAGTGATATTATTGAACTGATATAAGTTAAGGTTGTGGAATATGATTAAAAGGTTTGTGGTTGGAATTTTGGGGTTTGTTATATTTACTCTGCTATTTATATCATCGGTTTACGCAGATCAAGTAATACTTCCTGTTTACCAGGATACTTATGTTGAAGAAGGATATCCAAATGCGATTGTCTGGGATAATAGAAACTTATTTCTTGGGTATGACAGTATCTGGGGAAAAGAGCGCACAAGAATATACATTCAATTTGATTTCTCTTTAATTCCTCCGATTCTTTATTCTGATACCGGAAGGTTACAAAGTGTTCAAATTCAGTTGTATCAATATCAAAGACAGGCTTTAGGCTCATATAATTTTTATTTATTTCAACTTTTGTTACCATTCCTGCAAGGGGAGGTTAATTGGTATACCCAGCCAATAGTGGGAGAGTTAATAGGCGAGTTCTCCTTTTCTGAAAGCCTGGCATATCAAAGTATTGATATAACCAACTGGATAATAGGTTTTTTGCAAGGCGGAGAAAATAATGGCTTTGCACTGGTTGCGGTGGATGAGTATAGCGCAGGCTCTATATTCTGGTCGGATTCATGCGAGGTTGCCGGTGAATGTGCCAAGCCAAGACTCGTTATCAACTATGATTCAAATATGCCTCCCCTTGCAGGAATGGTAACTTCTCATGATGTTTATTCTATAACCGGTGAGAATCAGACTCTTTTAACTTGGGATACGTCAACGGATCCTGAGGGAGATTCCATTACATATTCTGTATTACAGTCTGCCGGTAGTGATTTTTCTAGTGAACTTGTTCAATATTCGGGGCTTTCGGAGAATAATATATCGCTGAATCTAAATAGTGGATCTAACTTTGTTAAAGTATTGTATTGTGATCCTTATCGGTGTACCGAAACTAATCCCATAGAAATTGTTCTTGATGATTTGAGTCCCGGCATTCCAATTGCAAATCCTTTACCACCTTACGTAAGTGGTAAAAGCATTGAAGTATCGTGGCAGCAAAGCATTGATAATTATAGTAACAATGTTTCTTATCAAGTTTGTTATGGTTATACTTCCGACTTGGAAGATTGTCAGACAACTGATTGGACAGGTAATCTTTCCTTTGTAATTAATGATATTGAGATTGATGGTGAAATGTATTTTTGGGTAAGAGCGCAGGATGATTTTGAAAATATTTCAGATTGGTCGAATCGTGGCTCAACTGTAGTCGATAACAATTCTCCCGTGTTGGGAAAACTTACAATTCTAAACAGTGTTATTTCACCAAGTAATCCAACGAGCACAGGCGTTCTTGATGAGCAAGTTTTTGAAGGAGATGTTTTTGATGTAACATTACAAGAATGGAGACTGTTTGTGATGGATCAGTTTCATAATGTGGTTTTTAGTGTGGAAGGGGTCGGAACTTCGATTGAGTACATGTATCAACCGGTACTTCCTGATGGAACTTACTTCGCTTTTTTAGAGGCAACTGATTTAATTGGGAATACAGCTCGAAGCAATATAGTGTCATTTAGGATTGATGATACAAGTCCCATAATTTCTAAAATTAACATTGACAATGCCAAAATCCGTACAGTTGCCTCCGAATATCTTACATTTTCAGTGAGTGAGGAATCAACCTGTCTGGTAACCTTAAACAGTGTTACAGTAGGTCAAGCCGGTTTATTAAATTACGCTCACGGAGGGAATAAACTACTATTACACTGCATTGATACTGCAGGGAATTCAGTAAAGCAACAACTTACAATTAACGTTGATCTTATTCCTCCTGAGGCTCCTCTTATCCAAGTGATATCCGCTTCTTTGGCAGATATTCGATTGGAAGTGACGGCTGAAATCGGCTCGACAGTCTCTGTTTTTGTAAGTGGAGTAAAACTGACAACTGTGTTTATGGATGTAAACGTGAAGAAATTTTCGTTTGCAAAAATATTTTACCCAAGCCTTGATTACGAGGTTCGTGGATTTACCGTTGATTTGGCAGGCAATCAGAGTCCGTGGAGTGAAAAAAGAATGTTTAAGATTCCTTCATTACGTGAACTTGGTATTGGTGGAGGTGAGTTTATCTTACCTCAAAAGGAATATTCACCTACCGGAGAATGTACAATAACTTTTTCACAGAGTAATAACTCTTACAACGTTGATTGTAATTTATCTGCACCTTATATTAGAAGTGTTAGTAGGGTAAACTCCGGGGCGGTATCGGGTGGAGTACTTGAAGTTTCCGGTAAACATATCCCAACCGTCAATGTAAACATAATTTACAAAAGATGTAAGAAAAAAAGTTTTTTAAATCCCGAAACCTGGTTTAGTTGTATTGAGGAGACATATTTTACGGAGACACTTAAAGTTGAGGATAGTTCAAGCAATAGTTGGATTTATGGACAGTTAACCTCCCAACCTGTCAACGGGTTTATAACTTCCGAAAAGCCGAACACTGAGGAGTTTACACTTAAGTATAGGGTAGAGGACCTTAATGCCAAAAGGTTGTATCGGATTAAGCAGCATCTTTTTCTTACTTCATATACAAGTTTGGGAGATTATTTTGGAAGCTTTGAATTTAGTCGGCCTTCGACCTGGTTTTTAATTCCCCCCGAAGTTAGTATGTCAGGAAGTAAGTATTTTTCGTTCATGTTTTCCAGACTTATAAACGTAACACAATGGCATGGTTATACTGCGTTTCAGGCACCTCATAAGGGTATCGACTTTGGTAGTGTGCTTGAGCCGATTCTCGCACCTGCCGACGGCACTGTTGAAGTAATTGCCTGGGACAGTTATGGCGGTGAATGTAACTCCGGCGGAAAGATTTTACTTATAAAACATGATAATGGGATGTATTCTGCATATTTTCATCTTGAAAATTATCTTAAATCTGATGGAACGGTACTTGTTGTCGGCGAACGGGTAAGTAGAGGACAGGTGATTGCAACTTCCGGTAAAACCGGTGCATATAATTGTCAACCTTTAGGGTATCATCTGCATTTTGAACTTAGATTGGATAGGGCTCAAAGTACTCATGTTGACCCTGTTCCTTATATAGATATTAATTGGAATGAAGTTATTACAAGTGGATCAGGTGTTTACCCGGGACGACTTACAGGAGATAATCCCCATCCGGAATACTAAATTATGAGGGTGTTTATATATAAATTAATTTACAATTTAACAAAAAATGTTAAGTCTATAGCGGACTTTATATATACTTCAATATTTGTTCAGTTTATGCTGGGAACAGTTCTTGGGATAATCCTAGCCTTGATAATTTTATAAAAATCAAAATGTCAGAAAACAAAAAACGGCTTTTATCTGTCGTATGGGCTTTGGGAATTGTAGTTATTGTAAGCTTTTTGTTGTACTCGACTGTATATCTTGTATCGTTTTTAATCAGGAGGGATTTAAACCCCGGTGAGGACTCCAACAATGTTCGTGTAAAGATCCTCAGTGATTATCAATTTGTTGGGTTCTTAACCGATGGAATTTTGGTTAAAGATTCTTCGGGAATTGGTTATCTGTGTAATGAAACCTGTGAAGAAATTGTTTCCTCGGAGACAGATCTTATACGCGGAAGTGGTGACTACTTCGGATATTCGGGTGTTTTGGGTGGTAGTAGTCCCAATAATTTATATAATTATTACCAAAGCATCTTTGTCTCAACGCTTGGCGGTGTTGTGTTTTCACTGCCTGATGAGCTTTTCTCGGATTTTATCATATGGGATGAAAGACTTTATCTTATTACATATAAGGAGATCTCGAGTGCTACAGAAGATATTTCAACGATAAGAGTTTACGATATCGGAGACACGGGTCTTTTGTTCCTCGAAGAATTCTCAATTCAGCTTGAAGTTTCGGGGGATATTTTGAACGGTAACACGTTTTATACAGTGTTCCCGAGAGAGCCAATTGCTTATTTTCGTAATAATGATTCGGTACAATCACTAGCATATACCGACGATTTTGTTCTACTAAGTGAAGACTTGTGTAGTGTAAGCGTCTTGGAACAAAAGTTAATGTGTGATCAGAATGAAACTAATCTTCCTAAGTTTGTCGATGCTGCAAGTCATGATGGCAAGTTATACTTGCTTTCAAGCGGTGATCAGGCAACGGTTGAACACCAATCGGTTAATGATATAAACATAACTAAAGTTTCCTTACCGGTTACCGACAGTGCTAAAATTTTCTGCTTATCTGATAAATGTGTTGTTCAGCAGTTTAACTTATTAACAATACTTGATTTTTAATGATCAAACCTATATCCTAGAGTATGAATCAAAAAGAGGCGAAAAAGGGATATAGGCGAAGAATGCAGATTGGGAAGGTAAGTATTTTTTATAGAGAACTTGGAAACGGCGGAGTCCCGGTTTTTTTGTTCCCGGGATTTCCATTTTCTTCAACCATTTTCCAGCCAATGATGCAAGAGCTTTCTCCAAGATATAAAACAATAGCCTTGGACTTTCCTTATTGGAGTGGGAGAACTGTTGTCGGAAGATTTCGTCCTAAAGTCTCAAAATATGCCAAGCTTGTGGCAAAGTTTGTTAAGAGTTTTAATTATGAAAAATATTACGTCATAGGGTACTCAATGGGTGGATTTATTTCACAATATGCACTTACTAAAGGATATATTAATCCGGAAAAGTTTGTTCTAATGTCTACCTTTATGGACGGTTCAGCACTTGCATTTAGCAGGATTCAAAAGGAGATTATTAAATTTGTTTCTCGAAAGGGTATAAGTTCATACTTCAAAGGATATGCGTCCTTTTTCCTCATGATGTATTTTACTGTGTCCTCTGTATCGGAATTTAAATATTTTGAAGAAAGTTTTCGACTAAAAGACCTGATGACAGATTTTTTGAAGATGGATATTGTAAAAACAGTTAAACTTCTTGAGAATATCCAAAAGATTAAGATTAATATGAATAAGTTCCCGAAGATTGAATATTTATCGGTTTATGCCGAAAAAGATCATGAATATGTTATTGAGCAAATGAAGTATATGGCCAGAAAACTAAATATTGATTCAGTACTTGTTCCGGGATCGGGTCATGCTCATGCATTCTTTAATTACAAAATTGCATCTCGTTACATAAAACTTTTTTTTGATCGATGAACCTTATTTATATAACCAAAGAATCGAATCTGTATTCCGGTTGCGGAATGGTTATTTCTGAACTTATAAAAGGATTTTCCGGGGAACATAATATCACCCTTATATGCCCTACCGGTACTCTACAAGCTTGGGCGAATAAGTTTGGAAAAACCATTAAACATGTTCGTTCCGACCTTAATCTGTTTGATCTGTTTCGTGTTAGGCGGGGCATTCCGCTTAAATCGACTATTCATATTCATGGGATCTCGAGCCTGATATTTGGGATTTTTTGTGGGTTGGGTCGTACACGCAACTTATTTTACACAGAGCATTTGTGGACAAATGATTTAAAGCTGCCAAGTTTTATATCCGGATTTTTCCAGAAATTAGCATTACTTTTTTTGTCACCAATGGTTAAAAAGATTGTTTGCGTCTCG contains:
- a CDS encoding rod shape-determining protein — its product is MAKRIGIDLGTANSVVYVSDKGIILCEPTVVALTKDDLMVIAVGQEAKEMLGKTPDSIIARRPLRNGVIANARITEAILKYFIGKVMGPIRLFKPEVMISVPVGITSVEKRAVVKAAISAGAKNVELIPEPLAAAIGAKLPIHTSTGNLIVNIGGGTSEIAVISLNGIVAFNSARVAGDALNDGIAVYVRKKHGLVIGEQMSERIKIEIGSALPMEKPLEMEIRGRDNSTGMPRSTTIDSNQTVDAMKPRLNQIILAVKSVLERTPPELTSDIIDRGLILSGGTAMLRNIDMLFTKALGVPSHIADDPIYCVARGIGEALKHIDILRKSIEANM
- a CDS encoding PEGA domain-containing protein, translated to MIVILYSKGYRFVNNTIIQTGSITIKSNVRGAELLLNGKSLGTSSSKILTGLEVGDYTIEVKKENYHSYSFPVRVKEGLSYSVYSKLFRTKSYIESETLLSRSTRHYFSDEEKNTVLAYTEFADHFTIQRCNISFVFWSTTSCNEVFNSKEVSLTNGDYAVDLENLKLIPAPDLSKVLLQFDIKSALTKDTKNLESTVTIDSKTIVAFTTNTLNSYIEVTNIPTGANISDWAANSEYLILTRNDEIISHDFAKSVNLIILSGDEIETIPHTFVNGSIVFVNKDGIVSKALSGNNTETIVPINTKFMYQPLPAEQEKDNGSFILNPDEVTEIHADLTGTMFVIKVDSTYWFLDTSKLTAHEIVNCYESNCKFVSISPDSSKAIINISNVYFVFWLVVDEWDYLTTYNGYEIADCTETSCNFVWGDDSGVVFFWKNGTISYSDLWGINKNELLENIESKFTVLNDSGSLVVGKINETTNELKLVEVTVR
- a CDS encoding M23 family metallopeptidase, with protein sequence MIKRFVVGILGFVIFTLLFISSVYADQVILPVYQDTYVEEGYPNAIVWDNRNLFLGYDSIWGKERTRIYIQFDFSLIPPILYSDTGRLQSVQIQLYQYQRQALGSYNFYLFQLLLPFLQGEVNWYTQPIVGELIGEFSFSESLAYQSIDITNWIIGFLQGGENNGFALVAVDEYSAGSIFWSDSCEVAGECAKPRLVINYDSNMPPLAGMVTSHDVYSITGENQTLLTWDTSTDPEGDSITYSVLQSAGSDFSSELVQYSGLSENNISLNLNSGSNFVKVLYCDPYRCTETNPIEIVLDDLSPGIPIANPLPPYVSGKSIEVSWQQSIDNYSNNVSYQVCYGYTSDLEDCQTTDWTGNLSFVINDIEIDGEMYFWVRAQDDFENISDWSNRGSTVVDNNSPVLGKLTILNSVISPSNPTSTGVLDEQVFEGDVFDVTLQEWRLFVMDQFHNVVFSVEGVGTSIEYMYQPVLPDGTYFAFLEATDLIGNTARSNIVSFRIDDTSPIISKINIDNAKIRTVASEYLTFSVSEESTCLVTLNSVTVGQAGLLNYAHGGNKLLLHCIDTAGNSVKQQLTINVDLIPPEAPLIQVISASLADIRLEVTAEIGSTVSVFVSGVKLTTVFMDVNVKKFSFAKIFYPSLDYEVRGFTVDLAGNQSPWSEKRMFKIPSLRELGIGGGEFILPQKEYSPTGECTITFSQSNNSYNVDCNLSAPYIRSVSRVNSGAVSGGVLEVSGKHIPTVNVNIIYKRCKKKSFLNPETWFSCIEETYFTETLKVEDSSSNSWIYGQLTSQPVNGFITSEKPNTEEFTLKYRVEDLNAKRLYRIKQHLFLTSYTSLGDYFGSFEFSRPSTWFLIPPEVSMSGSKYFSFMFSRLINVTQWHGYTAFQAPHKGIDFGSVLEPILAPADGTVEVIAWDSYGGECNSGGKILLIKHDNGMYSAYFHLENYLKSDGTVLVVGERVSRGQVIATSGKTGAYNCQPLGYHLHFELRLDRAQSTHVDPVPYIDINWNEVITSGSGVYPGRLTGDNPHPEY
- a CDS encoding alpha/beta hydrolase, which encodes MNQKEAKKGYRRRMQIGKVSIFYRELGNGGVPVFLFPGFPFSSTIFQPMMQELSPRYKTIALDFPYWSGRTVVGRFRPKVSKYAKLVAKFVKSFNYEKYYVIGYSMGGFISQYALTKGYINPEKFVLMSTFMDGSALAFSRIQKEIIKFVSRKGISSYFKGYASFFLMMYFTVSSVSEFKYFEESFRLKDLMTDFLKMDIVKTVKLLENIQKIKINMNKFPKIEYLSVYAEKDHEYVIEQMKYMARKLNIDSVLVPGSGHAHAFFNYKIASRYIKLFFDR
- a CDS encoding deoxyribonuclease IV, with translation MRYLGSHVSVAGGLINAVKNAEAISANSIQIHPTAPQRWTTKPIDESQIKAFAEALAKSSIKRIVAHGIYLINLARGDKQMFHLSKMSLVAYLNFAASLSDYLYRLDSDIEVLGICFHPGSVQDLSEKASMGRVIYGLDWILDNAPKGKLLLEDSAGSGNILGDKFTEISEMRRKAAQPDRIGFVVDTQHSFASGYDWKNNLEGVIKDIDSTLGLSNVTCIHLNDSLTECGSNKDRHADLGEGLIGKEGIKAIINHPKLREIPMILESPALKTPEGSKSEMKKLLDWATTDA
- a CDS encoding bifunctional metallophosphatase/5'-nucleotidase, translating into MKTRKFTILHSNDMHGDFLAEATSGKGKLIGGLALLSGYINKVRKEEENVLYVISGDMVQGSLIDSEYKGISTIEIMNYLAPDVVSLGNHEFDYGLPHLLFLEKMANFPIVNANLYIKKYYKRLMRPYIIIKKAGFDILFTGIITEKVMDSISQDKLVGSFITLEEASREVGRITDAYKRDDIDLTVLLTHIGFESDIALAKMLKPEWGVDMIIGGHSHTILDHPKKVNKVLIAQAGVGTDQIGRFDIEVDDDTNIIVKYRWKLIPIDESIAEPDQELEAYINSYKQIVDRKFSTLICKLSEKLTHPLREIETTVGNLFADAFAESTECDVMFVGSGSIRSKELGPLVTLGDLNSCFPYDDSLTRFEITGNTLRKIFAHIMRVKNRDGEGECYQVSAGVSAVYDDNADKLKSLTFKGKPVKATDKFRICLQGYHLSQSKAYFGVSQKELAKLAPPKIVSSSAQSVIEEFLRNNQNIDKKLENRLVYLGS
- a CDS encoding zinc ribbon domain-containing protein; translation: MANIPFTNNYEDMSNESGYQFKFICEKCGNGYMSTFKKSTTGFVSGALNVVGNLLGGAVSTVASTSDDIHRMAAGPQHDKALDEAVKEMQPMFIQCKRCGTWVCKEICWNHERGLCKECAPELGEEMSAAQAQHGRDEAFAHARMAKEDKHLGEKDWEDVKKAVCPKCGATVKAHSKFCVECGTSLVPENKCKKCGAKLSANAKFCPECGEKA